In one window of Thermus neutrinimicus DNA:
- a CDS encoding response regulator transcription factor, whose protein sequence is MARVLVVEDDPTVARVLELALGREGYRFQLARDYPTAKAALAQDWDAIVLDINLPGGSGLDLLRYLRRELKRDTPVLVLSGLKQERSVAEAQALGAQEYFTKPFSPGELVKRLERYVAAG, encoded by the coding sequence GTGGCCCGCGTCTTGGTGGTGGAGGACGATCCTACCGTGGCCAGGGTCTTGGAGCTGGCCCTAGGGCGGGAAGGGTACCGGTTCCAACTGGCCAGGGATTATCCCACCGCAAAGGCGGCCCTGGCGCAGGATTGGGATGCCATCGTTTTGGACATCAACCTGCCCGGTGGCTCGGGCCTGGATCTCTTGCGCTACCTAAGGAGGGAGTTGAAGAGGGACACCCCCGTCCTGGTCCTTTCCGGCCTGAAGCAGGAGCGAAGCGTGGCCGAGGCCCAGGCCCTGGGAGCCCAGGAGTACTTCACCAAGCCCTTCAGCCCTGGGGAACTTGTGAAGCGCTTGGAGCGCTATGTGGCGGCGGGGTGA
- a CDS encoding HEAT repeat domain-containing protein yields the protein MWRRGERLYALLVVLVVLLEALALGGLVVAFSGRIFGLFGSPVAYRALFQALVLTGVALSVLSAYILLYHAYTARKEGLDRKAYEEWLGRFTEALFNGGPPPPLPWPRPALEALLSLREMLKGELSERVADWLRQACPYWIRLLKSRWASKPARLEALDALAQARLPETLEAILPYLSHRDPVLRLGAARAGARVAQGEGLGRLAEALLEAGLPRGALLEVLLLLEERASPVVEAFLSRGGREEVWAALEAIGRLKLLSLAERVLPFLEQGDAELRAAAMRALYRMRHPPKGYEGLLLAALQDEQEFLRVHAARLMALLGNELAQRALWKALSDPSFYVRRAAAEGLLLMDKGFLARAAEGHPDPLGRAMAQQVLREAA from the coding sequence ATGTGGCGGCGGGGTGAGCGGCTTTATGCCCTCCTGGTGGTGCTGGTGGTTCTCCTGGAGGCCTTGGCCCTGGGGGGTCTGGTGGTGGCCTTCTCGGGGCGGATTTTTGGCCTGTTTGGTTCCCCTGTGGCCTACCGGGCCCTTTTCCAGGCCCTGGTCCTTACCGGAGTGGCCCTAAGCGTGCTTTCCGCCTACATCCTGCTCTACCACGCCTACACCGCCCGCAAGGAGGGTCTGGACCGGAAGGCCTATGAGGAATGGCTGGGCCGGTTCACCGAGGCCCTCTTCAACGGTGGGCCGCCTCCGCCCCTTCCCTGGCCCCGTCCGGCCCTCGAGGCCCTTTTGAGCCTACGGGAGATGCTCAAGGGGGAGCTTTCCGAGCGGGTGGCCGACTGGCTCCGCCAGGCTTGTCCTTACTGGATCCGCCTTCTGAAAAGCCGGTGGGCCTCCAAGCCTGCCCGGCTGGAGGCCTTGGATGCCCTGGCCCAGGCCCGCTTGCCGGAAACCCTAGAGGCTATCCTTCCTTACCTCTCCCATCGGGATCCCGTGCTACGGCTAGGAGCGGCCCGGGCTGGGGCCCGGGTGGCCCAGGGGGAGGGGCTTGGACGGCTGGCGGAGGCCCTCCTCGAGGCGGGCCTGCCCCGAGGGGCCCTCCTGGAGGTGCTCCTTCTCCTGGAAGAGCGGGCGTCACCCGTGGTGGAGGCTTTCCTTTCCCGGGGCGGCAGGGAGGAAGTGTGGGCGGCCCTGGAGGCCATTGGCCGGCTCAAGCTTCTCTCGCTTGCGGAAAGGGTTCTTCCCTTCTTGGAGCAGGGGGATGCCGAGCTTAGGGCTGCGGCCATGCGCGCCCTTTACCGCATGCGCCACCCACCCAAGGGGTACGAGGGGCTTTTGCTGGCAGCTTTGCAGGATGAGCAGGAATTTTTGCGGGTCCATGCCGCCCGGCTCATGGCCCTTTTGGGGAATGAGCTGGCCCAGCGGGCGTTGTGGAAGGCGCTTTCCGACCCCTCCTTTTACGTGCGCCGGGCGGCGGCGGAGGGGCTTTTGCTGATGGACAAGGGATTCCTGGCCCGGGCGGCGGAAGGCCACCCTGACCCCCTTGGTCGGGCCATGGCCCAGCAGGTGTTGCGGGAGGCGGCGTGA